The Bradysia coprophila strain Holo2 chromosome IV, BU_Bcop_v1, whole genome shotgun sequence genome includes a region encoding these proteins:
- the LOC119066112 gene encoding lipoma-preferred partner homolog isoform X1: MDDLEKQLQQLQMLNNRDLSPKPSQGLLLKKVAPEIPPKPKKNQKNQSQSPSSSTSPIICEPSYSQILQAHSPAATIHNNDYINMKLTLDNPAVLEQKLEALEHHKRVLENQQQRRLQLQQKGEQPGYGSNSNSYRRADGPVSNGSKIYENQSRLYENMKSNEPTYGSLNKSIPSNNHDKRADGGLVYSNIMHGNSNGRNGSANKTDTRNPYSNMTYDGNLQDDLPPPPPMDLPPQLTLADNDYHLNHPNEEELPPPPSPVSSSYSSSYSELRRATGMPSYPSQNYQHLNNAGVHGHHGNVGRNDLMQTYANSYQPDYGYVPSSQSITSDYACYGGSSQGSTTYESLYEPINPRPPSQLSSRSNYSLYTPYVSGPQGGINGKMPSHKEAEVDVLTDLLVQSMDNNQDIDSYGTCVECGERVVGENSGCTAMEQIYHIKCFTCCQCQMPLQGKPFYAFDGKPCCEEDYLNTLEKCSVCMKPILERILRATGKPYHPHCFCCVVCGKSLDGVPFTVDATNQNHCIEDFHKKFAPRCCVCREPIMPEPGKEETVRVVALDRSFHVSCYKCEDCGLLLSSEAEGRGCFPLDDHILCKSCNAKRVQALTSHMTTEL; encoded by the exons ATGGATGATTTGGAGAAGCAGCTACAGCAGTTACAAATGTTGAATAATCGTGATTTGTCGCCAAAACCATCACAGGGATTATTGTTGAAAAAGGTTGCGCCTGAAATTCcaccaaaacccaaaaagAATCAAAAGAATCAATCACag TCTCCATCATCAAGCACAAGTCCAATAATATGCGAACCAAGCTATTCACAAATTCTGCAGGCACACTCACCAGCGGCCACAATCCACAATAATGATTACATTAACATGAAATTGACACTGGACAATCCGGCTGTCCTGGAGCAGAAGTTGGAAGCTTTAGAACATCATAAGAGAGTGTTagaaaatcaacaacaacGTCGATTACAATTGCAGCAAAAGGGTGAACAGCCTGGATATGGTTCCAATTCCAATTCGTATCGTAGAGCGGACGGACCGGTTAGCAATGGCAGTAAGATTTACGAGAATCAGTCCCGATTGTatgaaaacatgaaaagcaATGAACCGACGTACGGAAGTTTGAATAAATCGATTCCGAGTAATAACCACGATAAACGAGCCGATGGCGGACTGGTTTATAGCAACATAATGCACGGTAATAGCAACGGCCGAAATGGCAGTGCTAACAAAACTGATACTCGGAATCCTTACAGTAATATGACGTATGATGGTAACTTACAAG atgattTACCACCTCCACCACCAATGGACTTGCCGCCGCAATTAACATTGGCTGATAATGATTATCACCTTAATCATCCCAACGAAGAAGAACTTCCACCGCCTCCTAGTCCAGTCAGTTCTTCATACAGTTCATCGTACAGTGAACTAAGACGAGCAACAGGAATGCCATCGTATCCATCACAGAATTATCAACACTTAAATAATGCGGGTGTACACGGACATCACGGAAATGTTGGTCGCAATGATTTAATGCAGACCTATGCTAACAGCTATCAACCCGATTACGGTTATGTTCCCAGTTCTCAG AGCATCACTTCGGATTACGCTTGCTATGGTGGTTCTTCGCAG GGATCCACTACCTACGAATCCCTTTACGAACCGATTAATCCACGACCACCCAGCCAATTGTCATCAAGATCGAACTATTCTTTGTACACTCCATATGTGAGTGGTCCACAGGGCGGCATCAATGGTAAAATGCCTAGCCATAAAGAGGCAGAAGTGGATGTATTGACGGATCTACTCGTGCAGAGCATGGACAATAACCAAGACATTGATAGTTATG GTACATGTGTTGAATGCGGTGAACGCGTTGTCGGAGAAAATTCGGGTTGCACGGCTATggaacaaatttatcatataaaatgtttcaCCTGTTGCCAATGCCAAATGCCGTTACAAGGCAAACCATTTTATGCTTTCGATGGCAAACCGTGCTGTGAAGAGGATTATCTAAATACACTGGAGAAATGCTCAGTTTGTATGAAGCCGATTTTAGAAAGAATTCTACGTGCCACCGGAAAACCGTATCATCCACATTGCTTTTGCTGTGTCGTTTGCGGAAAAAGTTTGGATGGAGTACCGTTTACAGTTGATGCTACCAATCAAAATCATTGCATTGAAGATTTCCATAA gaaaTTCGCTCCTCGTTGCTGCGTTTGTCGAGAGCCAATTATGCCCGAACCGGGCAAAGAGGAAACGGTGCGTGTTGTTGCACTTGACCGAAGTTTTCATGTATCTTGCTACAAATGCGAG gATTGCGGTCTGCTATTGTCTTCCGAGGCAGAGGGACGTGGATGTTTTCCACTCGATGATCATATTCTTTGCAAGAGCTGCAATGCGAAGCGAGTCCAAGCGCTGACCAGTCATATGACCACCGAgctataa
- the LOC119066112 gene encoding lipoma-preferred partner homolog isoform X3 yields MDDLEKQLQQLQMLNNRDLSPKPSQGLLLKKVAPEIPPKPKKNQKNQSQAHSPAATIHNNDYINMKLTLDNPAVLEQKLEALEHHKRVLENQQQRRLQLQQKGEQPGYGSNSNSYRRADGPVSNGSKIYENQSRLYENMKSNEPTYGSLNKSIPSNNHDKRADGGLVYSNIMHGNSNGRNGSANKTDTRNPYSNMTYDGNLQDDLPPPPPMDLPPQLTLADNDYHLNHPNEEELPPPPSPVSSSYSSSYSELRRATGMPSYPSQNYQHLNNAGVHGHHGNVGRNDLMQTYANSYQPDYGYVPSSQSITSDYACYGGSSQGSTTYESLYEPINPRPPSQLSSRSNYSLYTPYVSGPQGGINGKMPSHKEAEVDVLTDLLVQSMDNNQDIDSYGTCVECGERVVGENSGCTAMEQIYHIKCFTCCQCQMPLQGKPFYAFDGKPCCEEDYLNTLEKCSVCMKPILERILRATGKPYHPHCFCCVVCGKSLDGVPFTVDATNQNHCIEDFHKKFAPRCCVCREPIMPEPGKEETVRVVALDRSFHVSCYKCEDCGLLLSSEAEGRGCFPLDDHILCKSCNAKRVQALTSHMTTEL; encoded by the exons ATGGATGATTTGGAGAAGCAGCTACAGCAGTTACAAATGTTGAATAATCGTGATTTGTCGCCAAAACCATCACAGGGATTATTGTTGAAAAAGGTTGCGCCTGAAATTCcaccaaaacccaaaaagAATCAAAAGAATCAATCACag GCACACTCACCAGCGGCCACAATCCACAATAATGATTACATTAACATGAAATTGACACTGGACAATCCGGCTGTCCTGGAGCAGAAGTTGGAAGCTTTAGAACATCATAAGAGAGTGTTagaaaatcaacaacaacGTCGATTACAATTGCAGCAAAAGGGTGAACAGCCTGGATATGGTTCCAATTCCAATTCGTATCGTAGAGCGGACGGACCGGTTAGCAATGGCAGTAAGATTTACGAGAATCAGTCCCGATTGTatgaaaacatgaaaagcaATGAACCGACGTACGGAAGTTTGAATAAATCGATTCCGAGTAATAACCACGATAAACGAGCCGATGGCGGACTGGTTTATAGCAACATAATGCACGGTAATAGCAACGGCCGAAATGGCAGTGCTAACAAAACTGATACTCGGAATCCTTACAGTAATATGACGTATGATGGTAACTTACAAG atgattTACCACCTCCACCACCAATGGACTTGCCGCCGCAATTAACATTGGCTGATAATGATTATCACCTTAATCATCCCAACGAAGAAGAACTTCCACCGCCTCCTAGTCCAGTCAGTTCTTCATACAGTTCATCGTACAGTGAACTAAGACGAGCAACAGGAATGCCATCGTATCCATCACAGAATTATCAACACTTAAATAATGCGGGTGTACACGGACATCACGGAAATGTTGGTCGCAATGATTTAATGCAGACCTATGCTAACAGCTATCAACCCGATTACGGTTATGTTCCCAGTTCTCAG AGCATCACTTCGGATTACGCTTGCTATGGTGGTTCTTCGCAG GGATCCACTACCTACGAATCCCTTTACGAACCGATTAATCCACGACCACCCAGCCAATTGTCATCAAGATCGAACTATTCTTTGTACACTCCATATGTGAGTGGTCCACAGGGCGGCATCAATGGTAAAATGCCTAGCCATAAAGAGGCAGAAGTGGATGTATTGACGGATCTACTCGTGCAGAGCATGGACAATAACCAAGACATTGATAGTTATG GTACATGTGTTGAATGCGGTGAACGCGTTGTCGGAGAAAATTCGGGTTGCACGGCTATggaacaaatttatcatataaaatgtttcaCCTGTTGCCAATGCCAAATGCCGTTACAAGGCAAACCATTTTATGCTTTCGATGGCAAACCGTGCTGTGAAGAGGATTATCTAAATACACTGGAGAAATGCTCAGTTTGTATGAAGCCGATTTTAGAAAGAATTCTACGTGCCACCGGAAAACCGTATCATCCACATTGCTTTTGCTGTGTCGTTTGCGGAAAAAGTTTGGATGGAGTACCGTTTACAGTTGATGCTACCAATCAAAATCATTGCATTGAAGATTTCCATAA gaaaTTCGCTCCTCGTTGCTGCGTTTGTCGAGAGCCAATTATGCCCGAACCGGGCAAAGAGGAAACGGTGCGTGTTGTTGCACTTGACCGAAGTTTTCATGTATCTTGCTACAAATGCGAG gATTGCGGTCTGCTATTGTCTTCCGAGGCAGAGGGACGTGGATGTTTTCCACTCGATGATCATATTCTTTGCAAGAGCTGCAATGCGAAGCGAGTCCAAGCGCTGACCAGTCATATGACCACCGAgctataa
- the LOC119066112 gene encoding lipoma-preferred partner homolog isoform X2 gives MDDLEKQLQQLQMLNNRDLSPKPSQGLLLKKVAPEIPPKPKKNQKNQSQSPSSSTSPIICEPSYSQILQAHSPAATIHNNDYINMKLTLDNPAVLEQKLEALEHHKRVLENQQQRRLQLQQKGEQPGYGSNSNSYRRADGPVSNGSKIYENQSRLYENMKSNEPTYGSLNKSIPSNNHDKRADGGLVYSNIMHGNSNGRNGSANKTDTRNPYSNMTYDGNLQDDLPPPPPMDLPPQLTLADNDYHLNHPNEEELPPPPSPVSSSYSSSYSELRRATGMPSYPSQNYQHLNNAGVHGHHGNVGRNDLMQTYANSYQPDYGYVPSSQGSTTYESLYEPINPRPPSQLSSRSNYSLYTPYVSGPQGGINGKMPSHKEAEVDVLTDLLVQSMDNNQDIDSYGTCVECGERVVGENSGCTAMEQIYHIKCFTCCQCQMPLQGKPFYAFDGKPCCEEDYLNTLEKCSVCMKPILERILRATGKPYHPHCFCCVVCGKSLDGVPFTVDATNQNHCIEDFHKKFAPRCCVCREPIMPEPGKEETVRVVALDRSFHVSCYKCEDCGLLLSSEAEGRGCFPLDDHILCKSCNAKRVQALTSHMTTEL, from the exons ATGGATGATTTGGAGAAGCAGCTACAGCAGTTACAAATGTTGAATAATCGTGATTTGTCGCCAAAACCATCACAGGGATTATTGTTGAAAAAGGTTGCGCCTGAAATTCcaccaaaacccaaaaagAATCAAAAGAATCAATCACag TCTCCATCATCAAGCACAAGTCCAATAATATGCGAACCAAGCTATTCACAAATTCTGCAGGCACACTCACCAGCGGCCACAATCCACAATAATGATTACATTAACATGAAATTGACACTGGACAATCCGGCTGTCCTGGAGCAGAAGTTGGAAGCTTTAGAACATCATAAGAGAGTGTTagaaaatcaacaacaacGTCGATTACAATTGCAGCAAAAGGGTGAACAGCCTGGATATGGTTCCAATTCCAATTCGTATCGTAGAGCGGACGGACCGGTTAGCAATGGCAGTAAGATTTACGAGAATCAGTCCCGATTGTatgaaaacatgaaaagcaATGAACCGACGTACGGAAGTTTGAATAAATCGATTCCGAGTAATAACCACGATAAACGAGCCGATGGCGGACTGGTTTATAGCAACATAATGCACGGTAATAGCAACGGCCGAAATGGCAGTGCTAACAAAACTGATACTCGGAATCCTTACAGTAATATGACGTATGATGGTAACTTACAAG atgattTACCACCTCCACCACCAATGGACTTGCCGCCGCAATTAACATTGGCTGATAATGATTATCACCTTAATCATCCCAACGAAGAAGAACTTCCACCGCCTCCTAGTCCAGTCAGTTCTTCATACAGTTCATCGTACAGTGAACTAAGACGAGCAACAGGAATGCCATCGTATCCATCACAGAATTATCAACACTTAAATAATGCGGGTGTACACGGACATCACGGAAATGTTGGTCGCAATGATTTAATGCAGACCTATGCTAACAGCTATCAACCCGATTACGGTTATGTTCCCAGTTCTCAG GGATCCACTACCTACGAATCCCTTTACGAACCGATTAATCCACGACCACCCAGCCAATTGTCATCAAGATCGAACTATTCTTTGTACACTCCATATGTGAGTGGTCCACAGGGCGGCATCAATGGTAAAATGCCTAGCCATAAAGAGGCAGAAGTGGATGTATTGACGGATCTACTCGTGCAGAGCATGGACAATAACCAAGACATTGATAGTTATG GTACATGTGTTGAATGCGGTGAACGCGTTGTCGGAGAAAATTCGGGTTGCACGGCTATggaacaaatttatcatataaaatgtttcaCCTGTTGCCAATGCCAAATGCCGTTACAAGGCAAACCATTTTATGCTTTCGATGGCAAACCGTGCTGTGAAGAGGATTATCTAAATACACTGGAGAAATGCTCAGTTTGTATGAAGCCGATTTTAGAAAGAATTCTACGTGCCACCGGAAAACCGTATCATCCACATTGCTTTTGCTGTGTCGTTTGCGGAAAAAGTTTGGATGGAGTACCGTTTACAGTTGATGCTACCAATCAAAATCATTGCATTGAAGATTTCCATAA gaaaTTCGCTCCTCGTTGCTGCGTTTGTCGAGAGCCAATTATGCCCGAACCGGGCAAAGAGGAAACGGTGCGTGTTGTTGCACTTGACCGAAGTTTTCATGTATCTTGCTACAAATGCGAG gATTGCGGTCTGCTATTGTCTTCCGAGGCAGAGGGACGTGGATGTTTTCCACTCGATGATCATATTCTTTGCAAGAGCTGCAATGCGAAGCGAGTCCAAGCGCTGACCAGTCATATGACCACCGAgctataa
- the LOC119066113 gene encoding uncharacterized protein LOC119066113 — protein sequence MAVAPQNQSFYLLCVRCQKFGRFVCERCSDRYCSKNCQVLDWPFHRQICIQMPSLLEVPSENHMIPYDQRLTLTYHTNSQNQYQPHLRNNNDRKSDHFARVFGGQSFIKPDRQELCDPRYFQSKTDPVYKAQPILPIEAAHSSDADEIVNLAIAKSDREDPLIKRERQMSKKPLNWDEDNLDHIHALERLTSNDSRNWQRQFPLENDSFVVVVHFDGSPTVNCWVVQNQHKARRQQLLDEMKKLHCNNEGGELNKLITNEVYSVSYKDNYYRGVCLYQINTKEVLVRLIDVGLTFQAKISAMKALDPRLKAVQAFALEINLEKSLDLTIGQILKINRFTVDANGTINVTLRPEVKTTQSTHQAIKIATISIPAGEPLDLFCLDYGNIDKGYISVCLHNPEKIESINRLSDQIKAYLKPFGIAGAYSPNLDEICFAYHRSDRQWYRAECINVMKNNEFEVIFIDYGITSTVTSANLRKFSTESAEFSQPSLMHFCHIKGIPLNPPMELVEKIAKFFEENPIFPVKSAQYNDGMVIIDCPKLMRTIS from the exons ATGGCTGTAGCTCCACAAAATCAAAGCTTTTATTTGCTTTGCGTTCGATGCCAAAAATTTGGTCGATTTGTATGCGAACGATGTTCAGATCGTTATTGCTCGAAAAATTGTCAAGTTCTCGATTGGCCCTTTCATCGGCAAATATGCATTCAGATGCC ATCCTTGCTGGAGGTGCCAAGTGAAAATCATATGATTCCATATGATCAACGTCTAACACTGACATATCACACGAATTCTCAAAATCAATACCAGCCTCACTTGAGAAACAACAACGACAGGAAGAGTGACCACTTTGCACGAGTGTTTGGTGGTCAATCATTTATTAAACCGGATCGACAAGAACTATGCGACCCGCGATATTTTCAATCGAAGACGGATCCAGTATATAAGGCGCAACCTATTCTACCAATCGAAGCTGCTCATTCGAGTGATGCAGATGAAATCGTAAATTTGGCAATAGCCAAATCGGACCGTGAAGATCCATTGATCAAACGCGAACGACAAATGTCAAAGAAACCGTTGAATTGGGATGAGGACAACCTCGATCATATCCATGCACTAGAGCGGTTAACGTCAAACGATTCCCGAAATTGGCAAAGACAATTTCCCCTGGAAAATGATTCTTTTGTCGTGGTAGTTCATTTTGATGGGAGTCCTACCGTAAATTGTTGGGTTGTTCAAAATCAACATAAAGCAAGAAGACAACAATTGCTCGATGAGATGAAAAAATTGCATTGCAACAACGAGGGCGGCGAGCTTAATAAACTAATTACGAACGAGGTGTACTCTGTTTCGTACAAGGACAACTATTATCGCGGTGTTTGTCTCTAtcaaataaacacaaaagaaGTGCTGGTTCGCCTAATTGACGTTGGACTAACTTTTCAAGCGAAAATCAGTGCAATGAAAGCTCTAGATCCACGCCTCAAGGCTGTGCAGGCTTTCGCGTTAGAGATAAACCTCGAAAAATCCCTAGATTTAACAATCGGCCAAATATTGAAGATAAATCGATTTACAGTGGATGCAAACGGAACAATTAATGTTACACTGAGACCAGAAGTGAAGACAACTCAGTCCACACATCAAGCCATTAAAATTGCGACAATATCGATACCGGCAGGGGAACCACTTGATTTATTTTGCTTGGACTATGGTAACATTGACAAAGGCTACATCTCGGTATGCCTACATAATCCCGAGAAAATCGAATCAATTAATCGATTGTCGGACCAGATTAAGGCCTACTTGAAGCCATTCGGAATAGCTGGCGCATACTCTCCGAATttggatgaaatttgtttCGCATATCACCGTTCCGATCGTCAATGGTATCGTGCTGAATGTATCAACGTGATGAAGAACAACGAATTCGAAGTGATTTTTATCGATTATGGCATCACGAGTACAGTGACCAGTGcaaatttgcgaaaattttCGACAGAATCTGCAGAATTCTCGCAGCCGTCATTGATGCATTTTTGTCACATAAAAG GTATACCATTGAACCCGCCGATGGAACTTGTCGAAAAGATTGCAaagttttttgaagaaaatcccATTTTTCCCGTCAAGAGTGCTCAATACAACGATGGAATGGTGATAATCGATTGTCCCAAATTAATGAGAACCATATCGTAA
- the LOC119066115 gene encoding UMP-CMP kinase 2, mitochondrial-like: protein MIKKTMSSSIYYSLESALTTLVQVQQDPEVHKLLDICKKDGVLKEFEGRYLPVETSHKSKPASAPFIVIEGLDGTGKTTISAKVQQRYRMCAMQTPPAKIAHFRDFFDNQSETVKRAYYSLGNYVAANNVLKCTEPVIMDRFWHSTAAYAIGRTADEEILKNVNLDWPHDLLKPNLVLFLLASEQERVRRHATRLLQTNTPEEQSLAKDQAFRDRIVDVYRRIKGPQIFEVNADASMEEVENRLFEKIETTFPALRP from the exons ATG ATCAAGAAAACGATGTCGTCAAGCATTTATTACTCGTTAGAAAGCGCATTGACCACACTTGTTCAG GTTCAACAAGATCCAGAGGTGCACAAACTCCTAGACATTTGTAAGAAAGATGGAGTTTTAAAGGAATTTGAAGGACGGTACTTACCAGTTGAAACGAGTCACAAATCTAAACCTGCATCGGCTCCGTTTATAGTGATTGAGGGCCTGGATGGAACCG GTAAAACCACAATCTCCGCTAAAGTTCAACAGAGATATCGTATGTGCGCTATGCAAACACCACCAGCAAAAATAGCACACTTTCGCGACTTTTTCGATAATCAATCGGAGACAGTGAAACGGGCGTATTACTCATTGGGTAATTACGTGGCTGCAaacaatgttttaaaatgcaCAGAGCCAGTTATTATGGACAG ATTCTGGCACAGCACTGCAGCCTATGCTATAGGTAGAACAGCGgatgaagaaattttaaaaaatgtcaatttggACTGGCCTCACGATCTCCTAAAACCAAATTTGGTATTGTTCTTGTTGGCAAGCGAACAGGAACGCGTCCGGCGTCATGCAACCAGACTTTTACAAACAAATACTCCGGAGGAGCAGTCACTTGCTAAGGATCAAGCCTTCCGTGATAG AATCGTAGACGTTTACAGACGAATCAAAGGACCGCAAATCTTTGAAGTGAATGCTGATGCATCTATGGAAGAGGTTGAAAATCGACtattcgaaaaaattgaaacaacatTTCCAGCATTACGTCCATAA
- the LOC119085994 gene encoding U1 small nuclear ribonucleoprotein A — protein MDIRPNHTIYINNLNEKIKKDELKKSLYAIFSQFGQIMDIVALKTLRMRGQAFVIFKEIASATNALRTMQGFPFYDKPMRIAYSKMDSDLIAKMKGTFKERPKKIKPPKPAPEEKREKKKKNAANADSGSTNTNTAEQPPNQILFLTNLPEETNEMMLSMLFNQFPGFKEVRLVPNRHDIAFVEFSTELQSSAAKEALQGFKITPTHAMKITFAKK, from the exons ATGGATATACGTCCCAATCACACAATTTACATCAACAACCTGAATGAAAAGATCAAAAAGGATGAGCTGAAAAAATCCTTGTATGCAATCTTCTCCCAATTCGGCCAGATTATGGACATTGTAGCACTGAAAACACTTAGAATGCGCGGTCAAGCCTTTGTCATATTCAAGGAGATCGCTAGCGCAACCAACGCCCTAAGAACAATGCAAG GTTTCCCATTTTACGATAAACCAATGAGGATTGCATACTCGAAGATGGACAGTGATCTGATTGCTAAAATGAAAGGAACGTTCAAAGAGCGCCCGAAGAAGATTAAACCGCCGAAACCAGCGCCGGAAGAGAAACG tgagaaaaagaagaagaacgcTGCTAATGCTGACTCTGGAAGCACGAACACAAATACGGCTGAACAGCCACCGAATCAAATTTTGTTCTTAACCAACCTGCCCGAGGAGACGAACGAGATGATGTTGTCGATG TTGTTCAATCAATTCCCCGGATTCAAAGAAGTTCGTCTGGTACCGAATCGTCACGACATTGCATTCGTCGAATTTTCCACCGAACTACAGAGCAGTGCGGCTAAGGAAGCATTGCAAGGATTCAAAATTACACCTACGCACGCGATGAAGATTACATTTGCTAAGAAAtag
- the LOC119066124 gene encoding M-phase phosphoprotein 8-like, with translation MRKVSKKRAARADSSASSSSHSSDDKSETNAKVSNGAGKKDGANDLEDVKNKSQDSQDAKSKINSQKKKNVLERNEGNNKRKRSSKTDSDSSSDSDSSSDEALSKKLPVDTSSKGKGKKMDTSEPVPIEENVQGADDVEYEVEEIVSHKKSHGQMLYLIRWKGFGSEDDTWENAVTLDNCPDILKKYADLHPDCILPTSKGKTSKGSKNKKDEKIKKLKAIIAEPIDENADYEVERIIDVFFKKDQSREFLVRWKGYGKEYDTWEPENNLSCPDLIDKFMARVEHAKNLSEKELRPNRKHTERFTLRTQTSERRLSKRHDGKQRAVYYDAED, from the exons atgcgtAAAGTAAGCAAAAAACGCGCTGCAAGAGCTGATAGCAGTGCAAGCAGTTCCAGTCACTCGAGTGACGATAAATCGGAAACCAATGCAAAAGTATCAAATGGAGCGGGAAAAAAAGATGGCGCCAATGATTTAGAGGATGTAAAGAACAAGAGTCAGGATAGTCAGGATGCGAAATCAAAGATAAATTcgcaaaagaagaaaaatgtgcTTGAGCGAAATGAGGGCAACAATAAGCGAAAACGGTCTAGCAAGACCGACTCGGATTCATCTAGTGACTCGGATTCATCTAGCGATGAAGCTCTGAGTAAAAAACTCCCGGTGGATACGTCATCGAAAggaaaaggaaagaaaatggACACATCAGAACCGGTGCCAATTGAAGAGAATGTCCAAGGCGCTGATGATGTGGAGTATGAG GTGGAAGAAATTGTTTCGCACAAAAAAAGCCACGGTCAAATGCTATATCTAATCAGATGGAAGGGTTTTGGATCTGAAGATGATACCTGGGAAAATGCTGTCACCCTAGACAACTGtccggatattttgaaaaaatatgcaGATTTG CATCCAGATTGCATACTTCCGACATCAAAAGGTAAAACATCGAAGGgcagtaaaaataaaaaagacgaaaagaTCAAGAAATTGAAGGCAATTATCGCCGAGCCAATTGATGAAAATGCCGATTACGAAGTGGAAAGAATCATCGACgtctttttcaaaaaggacCAAAGTCGCGAATTTTTGGTGAGATGGAAAGGCTACGGAAAGGAATATGACACGTGGGAGCCGGAGAATAACTTGAGCTGTCCGGATCTGATCGACAAGTTCATGGCAAGAGTTGAGCATGCGAAAAATCTGTCGGAAAAAGAATTGAGACCGAACCGGAAGCACACAGAGCGCTTTACGTTGCGAACGCAGACCTCTGAACGACGTTTGTCGAAAAGACATGATGGCAAACAGAG AGCCGTTTATTACGATGCTGAGGACTAA
- the LOC119066123 gene encoding proteasomal ubiquitin receptor ADRM1 homolog — translation MSGPIFGNNSSTGSSGGNRHLVEFRAGRMNMVGKMVNPDTRKGMVYLYQAEDQLIHFCWKDRSNGKVEDDLIIFPDDCEFKRIDQCKTGRVFLLKFKSSSRRLFFWMQEPKTDKDEEYCRRVNDIMNNPPSASTLSSSRAGESNDLQYMLNNMSQMQLMQLFGGVGQMGGLSNLLGSIHRPSDSARTSARTSTTSTPPTSATPATTAVTSAATPETPNNAVPVTTPSAPRKNDTGGKKDDVSKVLLSELQSFLSGLKTSDGAGGSSTNGRNIDLSTAVNAETVSFLTDAERTENLLAHLPNIDSDDNAKEQLRETITSPQFQQALSMFSSALQSGQLGPVVSQFQLNDEAVAAASAGDLEQFVKALEKNAKEIVAKATEKEQEQKKDDAAMEEDKNGST, via the exons ATGAGTGGACCAATATTCGGTAATAATTCCTCGACTGGTAGTTCGGGAGGTAATCGCCATTTGGTGGAATTCAGAGCTGGTCGCATGAATATGGTCGGTAAGATGGTGAATCCCGACACACGTAAAGGTATGGTCTATTTGTACCAAGCCGAGGATCAATTGATTCATTTCTGCTGGAAAGATCGATCAAATGGAAAAGTTGAAGATGATCTTATCATCTTTCCCGATGATTGTGAATTTAAACGCATCGATCAGTGCAAAACTGGCCGTGTGTTTCTGTTGAAATTTAAGTCTTCGTCAAGGCGATTATTCTTTTGGATGCAAGAACCGAAGACCGATAAAGACGAAGAATACTGTCGTCGTgtcaatgacattatgaataATCCACCATCGGCAAGCACTTTGTCATCATCACGGGCCGGCGAAAGCAATGACTTGCAATATATGCTCAACAATATGTCGCAGATGCAACTGATGCAATTGTTCGGAGGCGTTGGACAAATGGGCGGCTTGAGTAATTTATTGGGATCGATACA CCGTCCATCTGATAGCGCAAGAACTTCTGCTCGGACATCGACTACATCGACACCACCAACATCTGCAACTCCAGCAACTACAGCAGTAACATCGGCTGCAACACCAGAAACTCCAAACAATGCTGTACCTGTTACTACACCCTCAGCACCTAGAAAAAATGACACTGGTGGCAAGAAAGACGATGTATCGAAAGTGTTATTGTCGGAGCTCCAAAGCTTTTTGTCCGGCTTGAAAACATCGGATGGTGCAGGTGGATCATCTACAAATGGCCGAAACATTGACCTGTCAACGGCAGTAAATGCAGAGACTGTTAGCTTTTTGACAGATGCGGAACGTACTGAAAATTTGTTAGCTCATTTGCCAAATATTGACAGCGATGACAACGCAAAAGAACAACTTCGAGAGACCATTACATCGCCGCAATTTCAGCAAGCACTTTCGATGTTCTCCTCCGCATTACAATCTGGTCAACTTGGGCCCGTTGTTtcacaatttcaattgaacGATGAGGCCGTGGCAGCTGCTTCAGCCGGTGACCTGGAGCAATTCGTTAAGGCGTTGGAAAAGAATGCTAAAGAAATTGTTGCCAAAGCTACCGAAAAGGAGCAGGAGCAAAAGAAAGACGATGCTGCAATGGAAGAGGACAAAAATGGATCAAcctaa